From one Deinococcus ruber genomic stretch:
- a CDS encoding type IV pilin protein, whose amino-acid sequence MTHTQRTQGFTLIELLVVIAIIAILASLLVPSWAAAQKKPRDVAALQCIKAITGAEISYAGDHNGTYASTLTALNNTDVTEQCSGIQVHHFDSSGLRISATGDGIINNDGQGHLLFLAWSPQGSNLYEVNQSRIDQKINPVHWN is encoded by the coding sequence ATGACCCACACCCAACGAACGCAGGGCTTCACGCTGATCGAACTGCTGGTGGTGATTGCCATCATCGCCATCCTTGCCAGCCTCCTGGTGCCGAGCTGGGCAGCGGCACAGAAAAAACCCCGTGACGTCGCGGCCCTGCAATGCATCAAAGCCATTACCGGCGCCGAAATCAGCTACGCGGGCGACCACAACGGCACCTACGCCAGTACGCTCACCGCGCTGAACAACACCGACGTGACCGAACAGTGCAGCGGCATCCAGGTTCATCACTTCGACTCCTCCGGCCTGCGAATCAGCGCCACCGGCGACGGAATCATCAACAACGATGGACAGGGCCACCTGCTGTTCCTGGCCTGGAGTCCGCAAGGCAGCAACCTGTATGAAGTCAACCAGAGTCGCATCGACCAGAAAATCAACCCCGTCCACTGGAACTAA
- a CDS encoding type II secretion system protein, which yields MKSPSMEMGAGGGGQHTAQGRTMLNTRRIQGFTLLELLAVMAIIGILAAILIPNLIGLRKRPHDLEALQCGKAIVEAQITYASEHQGVAADSVELLTTRDVHVACQRAEVAGLNELTAQDVEGTNNLSSSGIPDGLYGFKVWSLQGTGTFVYDRWSGQRFAKIN from the coding sequence GTGAAATCGCCCTCCATGGAGATGGGGGCAGGCGGTGGCGGGCAGCACACCGCTCAGGGCCGCACTATGTTGAACACACGCCGAATACAAGGGTTCACGCTGCTGGAATTGCTGGCAGTCATGGCGATCATCGGCATTCTGGCCGCGATCCTGATCCCCAATCTGATCGGGCTGCGAAAACGGCCACATGATTTGGAAGCCCTCCAGTGCGGAAAAGCCATCGTGGAAGCGCAGATTACCTATGCAAGCGAGCATCAAGGGGTCGCAGCGGATAGTGTCGAACTGCTCACGACGCGAGACGTCCATGTCGCGTGTCAGCGTGCGGAAGTGGCTGGCCTGAATGAGCTCACGGCACAGGACGTCGAGGGCACGAACAATCTCAGCTCTTCAGGGATCCCGGATGGATTGTATGGCTTCAAGGTCTGGAGTCTGCAGGGCACAGGAACGTTCGTGTATGACCGGTGGTCGGGGCAACGCTTCGCCAAGATCAACTGA
- a CDS encoding type II secretion system protein: MKNTQRTLGFTLIELLVVIAIIAILAGLLVPSWAAAQKRPNDVAALQCGKAIVAAQITYEGEHNGQAANTVAALGNADVTEQCSGVQVGEDWQVTAAGLNTGGSNGIGVSGSNYAFKVWSQRGSAMYVYNRDAGPHFGKIN, from the coding sequence ATGAAGAACACCCAACGAACGCTGGGATTTACGCTGATCGAACTGCTGGTGGTCATCGCCATCATTGCGATCCTCGCGGGCCTGCTGGTGCCGAGCTGGGCGGCAGCACAGAAACGACCCAACGATGTCGCCGCGCTGCAATGCGGGAAGGCCATCGTGGCGGCGCAGATCACCTACGAAGGTGAGCATAACGGGCAGGCGGCGAACACGGTGGCCGCCCTGGGGAATGCGGATGTGACCGAGCAGTGCAGTGGTGTGCAGGTGGGCGAGGACTGGCAGGTGACGGCGGCGGGCCTCAATACCGGCGGCAGCAATGGCATTGGTGTCAGCGGCTCGAACTACGCCTTTAAGGTGTGGTCGCAGCGCGGCAGTGCCATGTACGTGTATAACCGCGATGCCGGTCCGCACTTCGGCAAGATCAACTGA
- a CDS encoding type II secretion system protein, whose translation MPDLIPFAHAAQPRTSRVQGFTLIELLVVIAIIAILAGLLVPSWAAAQKRPNDVAALQCGKAIVAGQITYMAEHNGTPAGSLAQLGNADALEQCQNIQLIQDGPTITQGSAGNNNIAVGGTNYAFRVWSNGGSAIYAYNRDGNVKFVKQN comes from the coding sequence ATGCCTGACCTGATTCCGTTCGCCCACGCCGCCCAACCTCGCACGTCACGCGTGCAGGGCTTCACCCTCATCGAACTGCTGGTGGTCATCGCCATTATCGCAATCCTGGCGGGCCTGCTGGTGCCGAGTTGGGCCGCTGCTCAGAAACGACCCAACGACGTGGCGGCCCTGCAATGCGGGAAGGCCATCGTGGCCGGGCAGATCACCTATATGGCGGAACACAACGGCACCCCCGCTGGCAGCCTCGCGCAACTCGGCAACGCCGATGCGTTGGAGCAGTGTCAGAACATCCAGCTGATTCAGGACGGCCCCACCATCACGCAGGGCAGCGCAGGCAACAACAACATCGCGGTGGGCGGCACCAATTACGCCTTTCGCGTGTGGTCCAACGGTGGGTCCGCCATTTACGCCTACAACCGCGATGGCAACGTCAAATTCGTTAAGCAGAACTGA